One segment of Falco rusticolus isolate bFalRus1 chromosome 3, bFalRus1.pri, whole genome shotgun sequence DNA contains the following:
- the PLEKHG5 gene encoding pleckstrin homology domain-containing family G member 5 isoform X2: MFLYWRKRGAYELEALPAGLAGLEYGAVERFSWSSSLDISEELGAEPCPPEETVLRCQNPDCTGERRAVKVCHHVECRQLNRSGPLSLCELCDGRLHGAMHFDGHIRFNLPPQGSILARNMSTRSCPPRTSPASDVEEEEEGPAESRGEWRSSALKLPKKKARRRHTDDPSKECFTLKFDLGINVEAEIVPATKKKSLGEVLLPVFERKAIELGKVDIYLDQSHTPLSLQFEAYRFGGHYLRVKAKPGDELKVEQAVRDARSASLPILHPAGTAALLRPALELVPGHWEGTDSLAPGRRRKNMTEFLGDASIPSPEPAPHSGSPLPANGTDTWKNRAASRFSGFFGSSTSAGSFGRETEKLEQLASRLHAYSTFGLPKLPPQLRFDRDSWEEDGDEAGLALEESWQQIIHGTEALSRRQCHQQEAIWELLHTEATYIRKLKVITDLFLCCLLNLQESGLLCEVDAERLFSNIGDIIRLHRELWRGVMAPVLAKARRTGALLDPIDFLDGFKMPYVRYCMEEEGCMEYMRALLRDSELFRAYVTWAEKHEQCSRLKLSDMLVKPHQRLTKYPLLLKSVLKKTDDPRARDAITAMIGSVERFINDVNSRMRQRQERQRLAAILSRIDAYEVVEGSTDEVDKLLKEFLRLDLTAPIPGTSPEDTRQLLLEGSLRMREGKDSKMDVYCFLFTDLFLITKPLKKAERTKVVRQPLLVDKVICRELRDPGSFLLIYLNELGSAVAAYTFQASGQSLCRSWVEAVRNAQNLLQRLRQRRRMEEEEEEEEEDGESGASAASSPTILHRGSTSPDSQQCPSDGSTETLAMVAADGSDELSSPDWDAGPFSSTSDGSSIGTSTSIGTGTSADTPTSTETPTRQLPAGALPVPLPHGMASSAGGCRSSSIDSAYGTLSPASLRDFGRQPKGAAEEGREPPMAPPAPQPPSPRLRRRTPVQLLPCPARVLKSKSEASLPLLLPPGPPAPLSQSRSLSDLCASPPRTSQAPGPLAAPGSCGSSTSELSEPEEPVESPASLPGDLGHNPLPAARRTFSDPQSAQHRKLTLTQLYRIRTTLLLNSTLTASEV, encoded by the exons ATGTTTCTGTACTGGAGGAAGCGGGGTGCCTATGAGCTGGAGGCTTTGCCTGCTGGGCTGGCGGGGCTGGAGTACGGGGCGGTGGAGCGCTTCTCCTGGAGCTCCAGCCTGGACATCAGCGAGGAGCTTGGGG CCGAGCCGTGCCCACCAGAGGAGACAGTGCTGCGCTGCCAGAACCCTGACTGCACCGGCGAGAGGAGAGCGGTGAAG GTATGCCACCACGTGGAATGCCGGCAGCTGAACCGCAGCGGCCCCCTCAGCCTGTGTGAGCTCTGCGACGGCCGCCTCCATGGCGCCATGCACTTCGATGGCCACATCCGCTTCAACCTGCCCCCGCAAG GCTCCATCCTGGCCCGCAACATGTCGACGCGCTCGTGCCCCCCACGCACCAGTCCTGCCTCCGatgtggaggaggaagaggagggaccGGCAGAGAGCAGAGG GGAGTGGAGGAGCTCGGCGCTGAAGCTGCCCAAGAAGAAGGCTCGGCGCAGGCACACGGAC GACCCTAGCAAGGAATGCTTCACCCTGAAGTTCGACCTCGGTATCAATGTGGAGGCGGAGATCGTGCCAGCCACAAAGAAGAAGTCCCTGGG ggaggtgctgctgccagtcTTCGAGAGGAAGGCAATCGAGCTGGGCAAGGTGGACATCTACCTGGACCAGTCCCACACGCCACTCTCCCTCCAGTTCGAGGCATACCGCTTTGGGGGGCACTACCTGCGGGTGAAAG CCAAGCCTGGGGATGAGCTGAAGGTGGAGCAGGCGGTGCGGGATGCCAGGTCAGCCAGCTTGCCCATCCTGCACCCTGCTGGCACCGCTGCGCTCCTCAGGCCAGCACTGGAACTAGTGCCAGGACACTGGGAGGGCACCGACAGCCTG GCACCGGGCCGCCGGAGGAAGAACATGACAGAGTTTCTGGGGGAcgccagcatccccagccccgAGCCAGCCCCGCACAGcggcagccccctgcccgccaATGGCACTGACACCTGGAAGAACCGTGCTGCCAGCCGCTTCAGCGGCTTCTTCGGCTCCAGCACCAGTGCCGGCTCCTTTGGGCGG GAGACTGagaagctggagcagctggcGAGCAGGCTGCATGCCTACAGCACCTTCGGGCTGCCCAAGCTGCCACCCCAGCTCCGCTTCGACCGCGACTCctgggaggaggatggggatgAGGCCGGGCTGGCGCTGgaggagagctggcagcagatCATCCATGGCACGGAG GCCCTGTCACGCCGGCAGTGCCACCAGCAGGAAGCCatctgggagctgctgcacaCCGAGGCCACCTACATCCGCAAGCTCAAAGTCATCACTGAT ctcttcctctgctgcctgctgaacCTGCAGGAGTCGGGGCTGCTCTGCGAG GTGGATGCTGAGCGGCTCTTCAGCAACATCGGGGATATTATCCGGCTGCACCGTGAGCTGTGGCGCGGCGTCATGGCCCCAGTGCTGGCCAAGGCACGCCGGACTGGGGCACTGCTTGACCCCATTGACTTCCTCGATGGCTTCAAGATG CCCTATGTGCGGTACTGcatggaggaggagggctgcaTGGAGTACATGCGGGCACTGCTGCGGGACAGTGAGCTTTTCCGCGCCTACGTGACG TGGGCTGAGAAGCACGAGCAGTGCAGCCGCTTGAAGCTAAGTGACATGCTGGTGAAGCCCCACCAGCGCCTCACCAAGTACCCGCTGCTCCTCAAATCCGTGCTGAAGAAGACAGACGACCCACGTGCCCGCGATGCCATCACTGCCATG ATTGGCTCTGTGGAGCGCTTCATAAACGACGTCAACTCGCGGATGCGCCAGCGGCAGGAGCGGCAGCGCCTGGCCGCCATCCTCAGCCGCATCGACGCCTACGAGGTAGTGGAGGGCAGCACGGACGAGGTGGACAAG ctgctgaaagaGTTCCTGCGGCTGGACCTGACGGCCCCCATCCCTGGCACCTCCCCGGAGGACACCCGGCAGCTCCTTCTCGAGGGCAGCCTGCGGATGCGGGAAGGTAAAGACAGCAAG ATGGATGTCTACTGCTTCCTCTTCACCGATCTCTTCCTCATCACCAAGCCCCTCAAGAAGGCTGAGCGTACCAAGGTGGTCCGGCAACCCTTGCTGGTGGACAAGGTCATCTGCCGGGAGCTCAGGGACCCGG gctccttcctcctcatctACCTGAATGAGCTGGGGAGCGCTGTGGCCGCCTACACCTTCCAGGCCAGTGGGCAGTCGCTGTGCCGCAGCTGGGTTGAGGCAGTGCGCAACGCCCAG aaCCTGCTGCAGCGGCTGAGGCAGCGCCGGCgcatggaggaggaggaggaggaggaagaggaggatggcGAGAGTGGTGCCTCGGCTGCCAGTTCACCTACCATCCTGCATCGCGGCAGCACCAGCCCAGACTCTCAGCAGTG cccctctgatGGCTCCACCGAGACCCTCGCCATGGTGGCGGCAGACGGTAGTGACGAGCTCTCCTCCCCGGACTGGGATGCAGGACCCTTCAGCTCAACCTCAGATGGTTCCTCCATTGGCACCAGCACCTCCATCGGCACCGGCACCTCTGCCGACACCCCCACCTCCACTGAGACCCCCACccggcagctgccagcaggcgCCCTGCCTGTACCCCTGCCCCATGGTATGGCCTCCTCGGCCGGCGGCTGCCGCTCGTCCTCCATCGACAGCGCCTATGGCACGCTCTCACCCGCCTCCCTGCGGGACTTCGGCCGGCAGCCAAAAGGGGCAGCTGAGGAGGGGCGGGAGCCCCCCatggcccccccagccccccagcccccctcaccCCGGCTGCGCCGCCGGACGCCCgtgcagctcctgccctgcccagccagggTGCTCAAGTCCAAGTCGGAAGCCAGCCTGCCCCTACTTttgccccccggccccccagcccccctcagCCAGAGCCGCAGCCTCTCTGACCTCTGTGCCAGCCCCCCCCGGACTAGCCAAGCCCCCGGCCCCCTGGCTGCccctggcagctgtggcagctccACCTCCGAGCTCTCGGAGCCAGAGGAGCCAGTGGAGAGCCCAGCATCCCTCCCAGGGGATCTTGGTCACAACCCtctgcccgctgcccgccggaCCTTCTCAGACCCGCAGTCGGCACAGCACCGCAAGCTGACGCTGACACAGCTTTACCGGATCCGGACCACGCTGCTGCTCAACTCCACGCTGACTGCCTC GGAGGTCTGA
- the PLEKHG5 gene encoding pleckstrin homology domain-containing family G member 5 isoform X1: MFLYWRKRGAYELEALPAGLAGLEYGAVERFSWSSSLDISEELGAEPCPPEETVLRCQNPDCTGERRAVKVCHHVECRQLNRSGPLSLCELCDGRLHGAMHFDGHIRFNLPPQGSILARNMSTRSCPPRTSPASDVEEEEEGPAESRGEWRSSALKLPKKKARRRHTDDPSKECFTLKFDLGINVEAEIVPATKKKSLGEVLLPVFERKAIELGKVDIYLDQSHTPLSLQFEAYRFGGHYLRVKAKPGDELKVEQAVRDARSASLPILHPAGTAALLRPALELVPGHWEGTDSLAPGRRRKNMTEFLGDASIPSPEPAPHSGSPLPANGTDTWKNRAASRFSGFFGSSTSAGSFGRETEKLEQLASRLHAYSTFGLPKLPPQLRFDRDSWEEDGDEAGLALEESWQQIIHGTEALSRRQCHQQEAIWELLHTEATYIRKLKVITDLFLCCLLNLQESGLLCEVDAERLFSNIGDIIRLHRELWRGVMAPVLAKARRTGALLDPIDFLDGFKMFGSLFKPYVRYCMEEEGCMEYMRALLRDSELFRAYVTWAEKHEQCSRLKLSDMLVKPHQRLTKYPLLLKSVLKKTDDPRARDAITAMIGSVERFINDVNSRMRQRQERQRLAAILSRIDAYEVVEGSTDEVDKLLKEFLRLDLTAPIPGTSPEDTRQLLLEGSLRMREGKDSKMDVYCFLFTDLFLITKPLKKAERTKVVRQPLLVDKVICRELRDPGSFLLIYLNELGSAVAAYTFQASGQSLCRSWVEAVRNAQNLLQRLRQRRRMEEEEEEEEEDGESGASAASSPTILHRGSTSPDSQQCPSDGSTETLAMVAADGSDELSSPDWDAGPFSSTSDGSSIGTSTSIGTGTSADTPTSTETPTRQLPAGALPVPLPHGMASSAGGCRSSSIDSAYGTLSPASLRDFGRQPKGAAEEGREPPMAPPAPQPPSPRLRRRTPVQLLPCPARVLKSKSEASLPLLLPPGPPAPLSQSRSLSDLCASPPRTSQAPGPLAAPGSCGSSTSELSEPEEPVESPASLPGDLGHNPLPAARRTFSDPQSAQHRKLTLTQLYRIRTTLLLNSTLTASEV, from the exons ATGTTTCTGTACTGGAGGAAGCGGGGTGCCTATGAGCTGGAGGCTTTGCCTGCTGGGCTGGCGGGGCTGGAGTACGGGGCGGTGGAGCGCTTCTCCTGGAGCTCCAGCCTGGACATCAGCGAGGAGCTTGGGG CCGAGCCGTGCCCACCAGAGGAGACAGTGCTGCGCTGCCAGAACCCTGACTGCACCGGCGAGAGGAGAGCGGTGAAG GTATGCCACCACGTGGAATGCCGGCAGCTGAACCGCAGCGGCCCCCTCAGCCTGTGTGAGCTCTGCGACGGCCGCCTCCATGGCGCCATGCACTTCGATGGCCACATCCGCTTCAACCTGCCCCCGCAAG GCTCCATCCTGGCCCGCAACATGTCGACGCGCTCGTGCCCCCCACGCACCAGTCCTGCCTCCGatgtggaggaggaagaggagggaccGGCAGAGAGCAGAGG GGAGTGGAGGAGCTCGGCGCTGAAGCTGCCCAAGAAGAAGGCTCGGCGCAGGCACACGGAC GACCCTAGCAAGGAATGCTTCACCCTGAAGTTCGACCTCGGTATCAATGTGGAGGCGGAGATCGTGCCAGCCACAAAGAAGAAGTCCCTGGG ggaggtgctgctgccagtcTTCGAGAGGAAGGCAATCGAGCTGGGCAAGGTGGACATCTACCTGGACCAGTCCCACACGCCACTCTCCCTCCAGTTCGAGGCATACCGCTTTGGGGGGCACTACCTGCGGGTGAAAG CCAAGCCTGGGGATGAGCTGAAGGTGGAGCAGGCGGTGCGGGATGCCAGGTCAGCCAGCTTGCCCATCCTGCACCCTGCTGGCACCGCTGCGCTCCTCAGGCCAGCACTGGAACTAGTGCCAGGACACTGGGAGGGCACCGACAGCCTG GCACCGGGCCGCCGGAGGAAGAACATGACAGAGTTTCTGGGGGAcgccagcatccccagccccgAGCCAGCCCCGCACAGcggcagccccctgcccgccaATGGCACTGACACCTGGAAGAACCGTGCTGCCAGCCGCTTCAGCGGCTTCTTCGGCTCCAGCACCAGTGCCGGCTCCTTTGGGCGG GAGACTGagaagctggagcagctggcGAGCAGGCTGCATGCCTACAGCACCTTCGGGCTGCCCAAGCTGCCACCCCAGCTCCGCTTCGACCGCGACTCctgggaggaggatggggatgAGGCCGGGCTGGCGCTGgaggagagctggcagcagatCATCCATGGCACGGAG GCCCTGTCACGCCGGCAGTGCCACCAGCAGGAAGCCatctgggagctgctgcacaCCGAGGCCACCTACATCCGCAAGCTCAAAGTCATCACTGAT ctcttcctctgctgcctgctgaacCTGCAGGAGTCGGGGCTGCTCTGCGAG GTGGATGCTGAGCGGCTCTTCAGCAACATCGGGGATATTATCCGGCTGCACCGTGAGCTGTGGCGCGGCGTCATGGCCCCAGTGCTGGCCAAGGCACGCCGGACTGGGGCACTGCTTGACCCCATTGACTTCCTCGATGGCTTCAAGATG tTTGGCTCCCTCTTCAAGCCCTATGTGCGGTACTGcatggaggaggagggctgcaTGGAGTACATGCGGGCACTGCTGCGGGACAGTGAGCTTTTCCGCGCCTACGTGACG TGGGCTGAGAAGCACGAGCAGTGCAGCCGCTTGAAGCTAAGTGACATGCTGGTGAAGCCCCACCAGCGCCTCACCAAGTACCCGCTGCTCCTCAAATCCGTGCTGAAGAAGACAGACGACCCACGTGCCCGCGATGCCATCACTGCCATG ATTGGCTCTGTGGAGCGCTTCATAAACGACGTCAACTCGCGGATGCGCCAGCGGCAGGAGCGGCAGCGCCTGGCCGCCATCCTCAGCCGCATCGACGCCTACGAGGTAGTGGAGGGCAGCACGGACGAGGTGGACAAG ctgctgaaagaGTTCCTGCGGCTGGACCTGACGGCCCCCATCCCTGGCACCTCCCCGGAGGACACCCGGCAGCTCCTTCTCGAGGGCAGCCTGCGGATGCGGGAAGGTAAAGACAGCAAG ATGGATGTCTACTGCTTCCTCTTCACCGATCTCTTCCTCATCACCAAGCCCCTCAAGAAGGCTGAGCGTACCAAGGTGGTCCGGCAACCCTTGCTGGTGGACAAGGTCATCTGCCGGGAGCTCAGGGACCCGG gctccttcctcctcatctACCTGAATGAGCTGGGGAGCGCTGTGGCCGCCTACACCTTCCAGGCCAGTGGGCAGTCGCTGTGCCGCAGCTGGGTTGAGGCAGTGCGCAACGCCCAG aaCCTGCTGCAGCGGCTGAGGCAGCGCCGGCgcatggaggaggaggaggaggaggaagaggaggatggcGAGAGTGGTGCCTCGGCTGCCAGTTCACCTACCATCCTGCATCGCGGCAGCACCAGCCCAGACTCTCAGCAGTG cccctctgatGGCTCCACCGAGACCCTCGCCATGGTGGCGGCAGACGGTAGTGACGAGCTCTCCTCCCCGGACTGGGATGCAGGACCCTTCAGCTCAACCTCAGATGGTTCCTCCATTGGCACCAGCACCTCCATCGGCACCGGCACCTCTGCCGACACCCCCACCTCCACTGAGACCCCCACccggcagctgccagcaggcgCCCTGCCTGTACCCCTGCCCCATGGTATGGCCTCCTCGGCCGGCGGCTGCCGCTCGTCCTCCATCGACAGCGCCTATGGCACGCTCTCACCCGCCTCCCTGCGGGACTTCGGCCGGCAGCCAAAAGGGGCAGCTGAGGAGGGGCGGGAGCCCCCCatggcccccccagccccccagcccccctcaccCCGGCTGCGCCGCCGGACGCCCgtgcagctcctgccctgcccagccagggTGCTCAAGTCCAAGTCGGAAGCCAGCCTGCCCCTACTTttgccccccggccccccagcccccctcagCCAGAGCCGCAGCCTCTCTGACCTCTGTGCCAGCCCCCCCCGGACTAGCCAAGCCCCCGGCCCCCTGGCTGCccctggcagctgtggcagctccACCTCCGAGCTCTCGGAGCCAGAGGAGCCAGTGGAGAGCCCAGCATCCCTCCCAGGGGATCTTGGTCACAACCCtctgcccgctgcccgccggaCCTTCTCAGACCCGCAGTCGGCACAGCACCGCAAGCTGACGCTGACACAGCTTTACCGGATCCGGACCACGCTGCTGCTCAACTCCACGCTGACTGCCTC GGAGGTCTGA
- the PLEKHG5 gene encoding pleckstrin homology domain-containing family G member 5 isoform X3, whose protein sequence is MHAEPCPPEETVLRCQNPDCTGERRAVKVCHHVECRQLNRSGPLSLCELCDGRLHGAMHFDGHIRFNLPPQGSILARNMSTRSCPPRTSPASDVEEEEEGPAESRGEWRSSALKLPKKKARRRHTDDPSKECFTLKFDLGINVEAEIVPATKKKSLGEVLLPVFERKAIELGKVDIYLDQSHTPLSLQFEAYRFGGHYLRVKAKPGDELKVEQAVRDARSASLPILHPAGTAALLRPALELVPGHWEGTDSLAPGRRRKNMTEFLGDASIPSPEPAPHSGSPLPANGTDTWKNRAASRFSGFFGSSTSAGSFGRETEKLEQLASRLHAYSTFGLPKLPPQLRFDRDSWEEDGDEAGLALEESWQQIIHGTEALSRRQCHQQEAIWELLHTEATYIRKLKVITDLFLCCLLNLQESGLLCEVDAERLFSNIGDIIRLHRELWRGVMAPVLAKARRTGALLDPIDFLDGFKMFGSLFKPYVRYCMEEEGCMEYMRALLRDSELFRAYVTWAEKHEQCSRLKLSDMLVKPHQRLTKYPLLLKSVLKKTDDPRARDAITAMIGSVERFINDVNSRMRQRQERQRLAAILSRIDAYEVVEGSTDEVDKLLKEFLRLDLTAPIPGTSPEDTRQLLLEGSLRMREGKDSKMDVYCFLFTDLFLITKPLKKAERTKVVRQPLLVDKVICRELRDPGSFLLIYLNELGSAVAAYTFQASGQSLCRSWVEAVRNAQNLLQRLRQRRRMEEEEEEEEEDGESGASAASSPTILHRGSTSPDSQQCPSDGSTETLAMVAADGSDELSSPDWDAGPFSSTSDGSSIGTSTSIGTGTSADTPTSTETPTRQLPAGALPVPLPHGMASSAGGCRSSSIDSAYGTLSPASLRDFGRQPKGAAEEGREPPMAPPAPQPPSPRLRRRTPVQLLPCPARVLKSKSEASLPLLLPPGPPAPLSQSRSLSDLCASPPRTSQAPGPLAAPGSCGSSTSELSEPEEPVESPASLPGDLGHNPLPAARRTFSDPQSAQHRKLTLTQLYRIRTTLLLNSTLTASEV, encoded by the exons ATGCACG CCGAGCCGTGCCCACCAGAGGAGACAGTGCTGCGCTGCCAGAACCCTGACTGCACCGGCGAGAGGAGAGCGGTGAAG GTATGCCACCACGTGGAATGCCGGCAGCTGAACCGCAGCGGCCCCCTCAGCCTGTGTGAGCTCTGCGACGGCCGCCTCCATGGCGCCATGCACTTCGATGGCCACATCCGCTTCAACCTGCCCCCGCAAG GCTCCATCCTGGCCCGCAACATGTCGACGCGCTCGTGCCCCCCACGCACCAGTCCTGCCTCCGatgtggaggaggaagaggagggaccGGCAGAGAGCAGAGG GGAGTGGAGGAGCTCGGCGCTGAAGCTGCCCAAGAAGAAGGCTCGGCGCAGGCACACGGAC GACCCTAGCAAGGAATGCTTCACCCTGAAGTTCGACCTCGGTATCAATGTGGAGGCGGAGATCGTGCCAGCCACAAAGAAGAAGTCCCTGGG ggaggtgctgctgccagtcTTCGAGAGGAAGGCAATCGAGCTGGGCAAGGTGGACATCTACCTGGACCAGTCCCACACGCCACTCTCCCTCCAGTTCGAGGCATACCGCTTTGGGGGGCACTACCTGCGGGTGAAAG CCAAGCCTGGGGATGAGCTGAAGGTGGAGCAGGCGGTGCGGGATGCCAGGTCAGCCAGCTTGCCCATCCTGCACCCTGCTGGCACCGCTGCGCTCCTCAGGCCAGCACTGGAACTAGTGCCAGGACACTGGGAGGGCACCGACAGCCTG GCACCGGGCCGCCGGAGGAAGAACATGACAGAGTTTCTGGGGGAcgccagcatccccagccccgAGCCAGCCCCGCACAGcggcagccccctgcccgccaATGGCACTGACACCTGGAAGAACCGTGCTGCCAGCCGCTTCAGCGGCTTCTTCGGCTCCAGCACCAGTGCCGGCTCCTTTGGGCGG GAGACTGagaagctggagcagctggcGAGCAGGCTGCATGCCTACAGCACCTTCGGGCTGCCCAAGCTGCCACCCCAGCTCCGCTTCGACCGCGACTCctgggaggaggatggggatgAGGCCGGGCTGGCGCTGgaggagagctggcagcagatCATCCATGGCACGGAG GCCCTGTCACGCCGGCAGTGCCACCAGCAGGAAGCCatctgggagctgctgcacaCCGAGGCCACCTACATCCGCAAGCTCAAAGTCATCACTGAT ctcttcctctgctgcctgctgaacCTGCAGGAGTCGGGGCTGCTCTGCGAG GTGGATGCTGAGCGGCTCTTCAGCAACATCGGGGATATTATCCGGCTGCACCGTGAGCTGTGGCGCGGCGTCATGGCCCCAGTGCTGGCCAAGGCACGCCGGACTGGGGCACTGCTTGACCCCATTGACTTCCTCGATGGCTTCAAGATG tTTGGCTCCCTCTTCAAGCCCTATGTGCGGTACTGcatggaggaggagggctgcaTGGAGTACATGCGGGCACTGCTGCGGGACAGTGAGCTTTTCCGCGCCTACGTGACG TGGGCTGAGAAGCACGAGCAGTGCAGCCGCTTGAAGCTAAGTGACATGCTGGTGAAGCCCCACCAGCGCCTCACCAAGTACCCGCTGCTCCTCAAATCCGTGCTGAAGAAGACAGACGACCCACGTGCCCGCGATGCCATCACTGCCATG ATTGGCTCTGTGGAGCGCTTCATAAACGACGTCAACTCGCGGATGCGCCAGCGGCAGGAGCGGCAGCGCCTGGCCGCCATCCTCAGCCGCATCGACGCCTACGAGGTAGTGGAGGGCAGCACGGACGAGGTGGACAAG ctgctgaaagaGTTCCTGCGGCTGGACCTGACGGCCCCCATCCCTGGCACCTCCCCGGAGGACACCCGGCAGCTCCTTCTCGAGGGCAGCCTGCGGATGCGGGAAGGTAAAGACAGCAAG ATGGATGTCTACTGCTTCCTCTTCACCGATCTCTTCCTCATCACCAAGCCCCTCAAGAAGGCTGAGCGTACCAAGGTGGTCCGGCAACCCTTGCTGGTGGACAAGGTCATCTGCCGGGAGCTCAGGGACCCGG gctccttcctcctcatctACCTGAATGAGCTGGGGAGCGCTGTGGCCGCCTACACCTTCCAGGCCAGTGGGCAGTCGCTGTGCCGCAGCTGGGTTGAGGCAGTGCGCAACGCCCAG aaCCTGCTGCAGCGGCTGAGGCAGCGCCGGCgcatggaggaggaggaggaggaggaagaggaggatggcGAGAGTGGTGCCTCGGCTGCCAGTTCACCTACCATCCTGCATCGCGGCAGCACCAGCCCAGACTCTCAGCAGTG cccctctgatGGCTCCACCGAGACCCTCGCCATGGTGGCGGCAGACGGTAGTGACGAGCTCTCCTCCCCGGACTGGGATGCAGGACCCTTCAGCTCAACCTCAGATGGTTCCTCCATTGGCACCAGCACCTCCATCGGCACCGGCACCTCTGCCGACACCCCCACCTCCACTGAGACCCCCACccggcagctgccagcaggcgCCCTGCCTGTACCCCTGCCCCATGGTATGGCCTCCTCGGCCGGCGGCTGCCGCTCGTCCTCCATCGACAGCGCCTATGGCACGCTCTCACCCGCCTCCCTGCGGGACTTCGGCCGGCAGCCAAAAGGGGCAGCTGAGGAGGGGCGGGAGCCCCCCatggcccccccagccccccagcccccctcaccCCGGCTGCGCCGCCGGACGCCCgtgcagctcctgccctgcccagccagggTGCTCAAGTCCAAGTCGGAAGCCAGCCTGCCCCTACTTttgccccccggccccccagcccccctcagCCAGAGCCGCAGCCTCTCTGACCTCTGTGCCAGCCCCCCCCGGACTAGCCAAGCCCCCGGCCCCCTGGCTGCccctggcagctgtggcagctccACCTCCGAGCTCTCGGAGCCAGAGGAGCCAGTGGAGAGCCCAGCATCCCTCCCAGGGGATCTTGGTCACAACCCtctgcccgctgcccgccggaCCTTCTCAGACCCGCAGTCGGCACAGCACCGCAAGCTGACGCTGACACAGCTTTACCGGATCCGGACCACGCTGCTGCTCAACTCCACGCTGACTGCCTC GGAGGTCTGA